AGAAGTATAAGGCCAGGGGTCATTCAGTCTTTAGCCTTCATCCAACTCCATGTTCTGCCTCAGCTCCGTCCCCTAAAGGCCGGGGCAGGCCCTTGTCTGCTCCAGAACAAGTTCCAGAGAAAAGCTGATGGGTTTTTTCCAGATTTAAAAATTCCTATGGGACTGCTAGGGTGACTCCgtagtaaaatgcttgccttgcagtCCCAAGGACTTGAGTCCAgtgcccagaacccatgtaaaaatgcCAGGTGTGACAGCACACATTTGTAACCcagatgctgggggtggggtggtggcgGGGGGTCAAGATAACCAGATCCCTAGGAGTTGCTGGGCAATAACCTTAGCTCACTTTGTGAACTCCAggtctaaacaacaacaacaacaacaaaaaccccacaaccaacatacaaaaaaacaaacaaacaaaaacaaaacagagcagacAGCTCCTGAAGAATGATatccaaggttgtcttctgaatgtcacgtgcatgcacacacacacacacacacatgcacacgcacacgcacacacacacacacacacctgcacacacacacacctgcacacgcgcgcgcacacacacacacacgcacatgcacacacacacctgcacacacaggaacaaccacagacacataaacacacacagaggaaatcgtggaaggagagaggaggagagtgaagaggaagaaggaaatatggaggcaCTGGCCGTTTGGTTGACAGAGACTCTGAGTCACCCAACCCTTCCCATGCTGGAGCAGACAGAGGGGGTACCAAGAACTCATTCTTATCACCTCCCAAGAAGTCTGCATGACCTGGAAGCTTCACAGAAGTTTCTGTGATCCAATGAATGATTGATTGACAGATGAAGTGAACAGACCATACAGAATCAATGTGACCTTTCCTATTCCAGAATGTCGCAATTTATCAGAAGAAGGAAACTGTCTCAGACTTTCAAACACCCATTCATTACACTGTATATAGTCTTTGCATACTCTCAGAAGTGACTGCTGGGAGGTGTCCAGTAGTCACACCCAGGTGGGTTTATGGGAAGTTCCCCAGTCAGGAGAGGTTTCGAAATCAGCTGAAATTTATGATGGCGGCACCCCAAGGTATGAAGGCTTTTCCAGCCCTCAGGACTGCCCTGCCAGCTGTTGGGGAACAAAAGGGGAATTACCCAGGGCGTTGGGTATGCCCATCTGTGAATCCACTATTtggccacacccacccaccccaatcCCTGCAGAGGGAAGAGCTATTTAAGGGTAGTTGGAATTCAGGAAAAGCAAGACAAGGCCTTGAACCGGAAACCATACCACCATCCAAGAGGTACATGCCCAGAAACTCCTGCCCTTTGGATGCATTTGAGTGGTTCTGcagatgtgtgtgagtatgtgtgtgcatatggacaTGCCTGTGGATGGAAGCCCCCATCAGATAAATATGTACAAGACAGCATTCATGGGCAAGTATGTTATATGGGTTTGTGAAGGTGCTAGGGGAGAATTTGGgagcatgtgtgtttacatgcaatCAGTAGCAGGTTAGAAATATGTAcatcatgtgtacatatatgcaattGCCACAGGGTTAGAAGAGCAGCATGAGTGTGGGCACATAATTCACGTAGTGTTGGAAGAGAAAGgcatcatgtatgtatgcatgcaatcGACTTGCAAAGAGAATGCGCAGTTTTAGTTGGGGAGGAGGCTGTTGGGATCAGACTCCACAGTTGGGATTACCAAACCTTGAATCTAACTTGAGGACACAGGTAGAGTATATGGTGAGGGGAGACATTGCCTTCAACCCCCAATTCTGGGGAACGAGCCCAGTCTCCCAGGAGGACTGACAGAAGTGCAAGGGTCACATCATTCCTGTATGTGGAACAGTTCCACGAAGCCAGGAAGAGACAAGAGGTGACATGTGCGATGCACAGTCGGAAGCCACCCTGAGTGCACTCTGTGACTTAGCCCCcatgcaagtgcacatgtgtgccccTGGGCTGCTAAGTCAGACAGCTGAGCAGGGACTGGAGTAAAGGCTGAGCTGTCCTGGGAGGAAATGCCTAAGCCATGTGTACCTGTCCTTCACAGAGCTGACAGCATGAAGGTCCTCCTGCTGCTAGCAGCCGTGATCATGGCCTTTGGTAAGAGTGGACCCTGAACTCAGCACCCTGTCCCTGGCTTTCCTTCCTGTCGGTCTGGCCCTTCCTCggtgtgaggaggaggaagccatttgtggagagaggagggagcagagagatggcATGTGGCGATGCGTCTCTGGTTTTACCAGCCTTTACCAGgtcatttctccatttcctttcaggCTCAATGCAGGTCCAGGGGAACATTCTGCAGTTTGGGGAAATGATTCGGCTTAAGACAGGAAAGAGAGCTGAGACTAGCTATGCCTTCTACGGATGCCACTGTGGCCTGGGTGGCAAAGGATCCCCCAAGGATGCCACAGACCGGTAAGGCCACCCCAGTTCTCCTATGCTCTGTCATTCTGGCTGGGGTGGGACTAGGAGGGAGCTGGTACCCACTACCTCAGTGTCCCAGTGAGCACAGGACCAGGTGGTCACTGTACCCACTACCTCAATGTCCCAGTGGTTTCCAGCCAGCCGAGGTCAGAACATTGGGAGCTCTGCTCTGGACCACTCCTAAGTTTTTGAGTCTCTGCTCAGAATCAAAGGTCAAAGGAAATGCTGGGATGCCAGGCAGCCTCTATAAGATCTGTCCCCCATCCAGGTGCTGTGTTACTCACGACTGTTGCTACTCCCGTCTGGAGAAAAGTGGATGTGGCACAAAATCACTGAAATACAAGTACTCCCCCCGGGGGGGCCAAATCACCTGTTCTGGTAAGGCCCTGAGACGCCTGCCTGCTTCCACCACGAGGTTGTTGAGCACACGCAGGCATGCTGGGAACTTTGCTGGCACAGGCAGGGAATTTATCCCTGCTTTAAGAACCTCACAGTTGAATAGGAAGCAAGAACAAATGGCAAAGAGGGTGGCAAAGACTCCAACAGGGAGCCAGCAAAAGCCTTCGCCCAGCCTGGTGCTTGAGGTAGATCCTGCAAGCAGTGG
Above is a window of Mus pahari chromosome 6, PAHARI_EIJ_v1.1, whole genome shotgun sequence DNA encoding:
- the Pla2g2a gene encoding phospholipase A2, membrane associated, which codes for MKVLLLLAAVIMAFGSMQVQGNILQFGEMIRLKTGKRAETSYAFYGCHCGLGGKGSPKDATDRCCVTHDCCYSRLEKSGCGTKSLKYKYSPRGGQITCSANQSSCQKQLCQCDKAAAECFARNKKTYSVKYQFYPNWLCRGKKPRC